In one window of Armatimonadia bacterium DNA:
- a CDS encoding sialidase family protein, with protein MAILLLLLTSLASAQDQVQLQPSATTEAALDAWTPSGGQWALDQGVLHQEAPWYSENAWEQTAHCFLGEPAFSDFTADFEFRVDAGSSGVGAAQFLFRATDSRTYYLIQFSAAASGVFLVREDPATHWANIKRAYNVSMPRGKWHTAKVSASDSVLSVSVDGTRVLEATDRALQAGLLGFGSSTTTAQFRNLKVSGETAQLAPPWRNLGGKAVAPDYKVLCRDAGAGGYEAFPDVCRCANGDLLCVFYAGYGHVSFPREDLPRGARVCAVRSSDEGKTWGPAQILADTPWDDRDPSICCLSDGTLLCNWFTYYGDFRAPEGDKTFRYKELWLAVSTDHGHTWSEPRLIEHLAGAYYGCSSPILELHDGTLLWPVYREYQKPLRNWSAVLRSTDKGLTWSEPNWVDLDNDDNDEPSLIEMPDHRVLCVMRNNNPDSMWYSWSSDAGLTWTKSRKTGFPGHAPYLFRTQEGVLLLGHRLPQTALNYSLDDGATWSKPFQMDVTGGAYPSMVTLKDGSVLFVYYEEGEGSSIRAQKIRVSAAGIEQLKW; from the coding sequence ATGGCTATCCTCCTCCTGCTGCTCACGTCCCTCGCGTCTGCTCAGGACCAGGTCCAGCTTCAGCCCTCGGCCACCACTGAGGCGGCTCTCGACGCCTGGACGCCCAGCGGCGGACAGTGGGCCCTTGACCAGGGCGTGCTGCATCAGGAGGCTCCCTGGTACTCCGAGAACGCCTGGGAGCAGACCGCTCATTGCTTCCTTGGCGAACCCGCCTTCTCCGACTTCACCGCCGACTTCGAGTTCCGCGTCGACGCGGGCAGCAGTGGCGTCGGTGCTGCCCAGTTCCTCTTCCGTGCCACCGATAGCCGAACCTACTACCTGATCCAGTTCAGCGCTGCTGCTTCCGGGGTCTTCCTGGTGCGTGAGGACCCGGCGACGCACTGGGCCAATATCAAGCGTGCCTACAACGTCTCCATGCCCCGCGGGAAGTGGCACACCGCGAAGGTCTCCGCCTCCGACTCGGTCCTATCAGTATCCGTGGACGGGACCCGTGTGCTCGAAGCAACCGACCGGGCTCTGCAGGCCGGACTCCTTGGCTTTGGCTCCAGCACTACCACGGCCCAGTTCCGCAACCTCAAAGTCTCTGGAGAGACCGCACAACTCGCGCCCCCGTGGCGCAATCTGGGAGGAAAAGCAGTGGCGCCAGACTACAAGGTCCTTTGCCGGGATGCCGGTGCAGGCGGCTATGAGGCCTTCCCCGACGTCTGCCGATGTGCCAACGGAGACTTGCTCTGCGTCTTCTACGCAGGCTACGGTCACGTGTCCTTCCCCCGCGAGGACCTGCCCAGGGGAGCCCGCGTCTGTGCAGTTCGGTCCAGCGACGAAGGCAAGACCTGGGGACCTGCCCAGATACTGGCCGACACGCCCTGGGACGACCGCGACCCCTCAATCTGCTGCCTGAGCGACGGCACGTTACTATGTAACTGGTTTACCTACTATGGCGACTTCCGCGCTCCCGAAGGCGACAAGACCTTCCGCTACAAGGAGCTCTGGCTTGCCGTCTCCACCGACCACGGTCACACTTGGTCAGAGCCCCGGCTGATAGAGCACCTGGCCGGCGCCTACTATGGTTGCTCCTCGCCGATCCTCGAGCTCCACGACGGCACCCTTCTCTGGCCCGTGTACCGCGAGTACCAGAAGCCGCTCCGCAACTGGTCCGCCGTCTTGCGATCCACGGACAAGGGCCTGACCTGGAGTGAGCCCAACTGGGTCGACCTCGACAACGACGACAACGATGAGCCCTCGCTGATCGAGATGCCCGATCACCGTGTCCTCTGCGTCATGCGCAACAACAACCCGGATAGCATGTGGTATTCCTGGTCCAGCGACGCTGGCTTGACCTGGACGAAGTCCCGCAAGACCGGTTTCCCCGGCCACGCTCCCTACCTGTTCCGAACGCAAGAGGGCGTCCTTCTCCTGGGCCATCGCCTCCCGCAGACGGCCCTCAACTACAGCCTCGACGACGGCGCCACCTGGAGCAAACCCTTCCAGATGGACGTCACCGGCGGGGCCTATCCGAGCATGGTGACCCTCAAGGACGGTAGCGTGCTCTTCGTCTACTACGAGGAGGGGGAGGGGTCCTCGATCCGTGCCCAGAAGATCCGCGTCTCTGCGGCAGGGATCGAGCAACTCAAGTGGTAG
- a CDS encoding DUF1559 domain-containing protein encodes MTRRKGFTLIELLVVIAIIAILAAILFPVFARAREKARQTACLSNARQLGTAIMMYTQDYDENLVNLQMPGARFTFMGYTHPNMLWYMELMPYCRNVQIMDCPSTSRTWKGAYTGDFDYGINAEIAYYHHYANSVGHACNLAEIQKPAETIFIGEADWTNSTVDYGWSNSWMLRRVPHVSRFIPARHNEGANIVFCDGHAKWVRIMEDPAYTGTGNPRLTLNPKGVLWQADGTR; translated from the coding sequence ATGACTCGAAGGAAAGGCTTCACCTTGATCGAGCTGCTGGTCGTGATCGCGATCATTGCGATCCTGGCAGCGATCTTGTTCCCCGTCTTTGCAAGAGCCCGAGAGAAAGCCCGCCAGACGGCCTGCCTGAGCAATGCGCGCCAGTTGGGCACGGCCATCATGATGTACACGCAGGACTACGACGAGAACCTCGTTAACCTCCAGATGCCCGGCGCACGCTTCACCTTCATGGGATACACCCACCCCAACATGCTCTGGTACATGGAACTGATGCCCTACTGCAGGAACGTCCAGATCATGGACTGCCCCTCCACCAGCCGAACCTGGAAGGGCGCCTACACCGGCGACTTCGACTATGGCATCAACGCCGAGATCGCCTACTACCACCACTATGCCAACAGCGTTGGACACGCCTGCAACCTTGCCGAGATCCAGAAGCCGGCCGAGACCATCTTCATCGGCGAGGCCGACTGGACGAACAGCACCGTCGACTACGGCTGGAGCAATAGCTGGATGCTCCGCCGCGTACCTCACGTGAGCCGTTTCATACCCGCCCGCCACAACGAAGGCGCGAACATCGTCTTCTGTGACGGCCACGCCAAGTGGGTCCGCATCATGGAGGACCCCGCCTATACCGGTACCGGCAACCCGCGCCTGACCCTCAACCCAAAAGGTGTGTTGTGGCAGGCTGACGGCACGCGCTAG
- a CDS encoding MarR family transcriptional regulator — protein sequence MAIEREKTMVEIDDLLRGIFGSYLKMQHQASDLDMTLGQMECLRAINQLGAPSMSELSRHLHLQPSTLTGLVDGLVQRGRVVRREDPSDRRVVRVELTEHGRVVGRHHHEQVKKRLLELLGELEGPDLEALHRGLGLLYEAAQRRMREQEEAGTSPSSGEQSA from the coding sequence ATGGCGATAGAGCGCGAGAAGACGATGGTTGAGATTGATGATCTCCTTCGAGGGATCTTCGGGTCCTACCTGAAGATGCAGCATCAGGCGTCGGACCTGGACATGACGCTTGGTCAGATGGAGTGCCTGCGAGCGATAAACCAACTCGGGGCGCCGTCGATGAGTGAGTTGTCGCGGCATCTGCACCTCCAGCCGAGTACGCTGACCGGGCTGGTGGACGGTCTGGTGCAGCGAGGTCGTGTGGTGCGGCGAGAGGACCCGTCGGATCGGCGTGTCGTGCGGGTGGAGTTGACGGAACACGGCCGCGTCGTGGGGCGCCATCACCATGAGCAGGTGAAGAAGCGGCTCTTGGAGCTGTTAGGCGAGCTTGAGGGTCCCGATCTGGAGGCGCTGCACCGCGGTCTGGGGCTCCTGTACGAAGCGGCCCAGCGTCGCATGCGGGAGCAGGAGGAAGCGGGCACTTCACCCAGCTCTGGGGAGCAGTCGGCTTGA